Proteins co-encoded in one Terriglobia bacterium genomic window:
- a CDS encoding DUF2914 domain-containing protein has protein sequence MKRTLLSLAVLFLIPYLMDASVRVKPGQATGIQIVGAKLGKDVKDREITDETTEFSVNDKVYLWLKVTGAAGESLKATWKSGDHTYTSELAIGGSPWRTWWYMTAYLAGDWTITIADSKGNTLKEMSFKVK, from the coding sequence ATGAAACGAACTCTCTTGAGTCTTGCTGTGCTCTTTCTGATTCCTTATTTGATGGACGCTTCTGTCCGCGTGAAACCCGGGCAGGCAACGGGGATTCAGATCGTGGGAGCGAAGCTCGGAAAGGATGTAAAGGACCGCGAGATCACCGACGAAACCACTGAGTTCTCCGTCAACGACAAGGTCTATCTGTGGTTGAAGGTAACAGGCGCTGCGGGCGAGTCCTTGAAGGCCACCTGGAAGAGCGGGGATCACACCTATACCAGTGAATTGGCTATCGGCGGCAGTCCCTGGCGCACGTGGTGGTATATGACCGCGTACCTTGCGGGAGATTGGACCATTACGATTGCGGATTCCAAGGGCAACACCCTGAAAGAAATGAGTTTCAAGGTGAAATAA
- the nth gene encoding endonuclease III: MPVESLAKRKGRTAEIIAILEKTYPDARIALNFSNPLELLVATILSAQCTDKRVNLVTGHLFKKYRAAADYAAADPKVFEEEIRSTGFYRNKTKSVLGAAARIAKDFGGKVPDNMEQLLTLSGVARKTANVVLSGAFGKNEGIVVDTHVTRVAQRLKLTRHRDNAGDRIENDLMELAPRKNWTDLGNMLIWHGRLICAARRPKCAECKINKLCPSAFKIR, translated from the coding sequence ATGCCGGTCGAATCATTGGCCAAACGCAAGGGGCGAACCGCTGAAATCATCGCAATCCTCGAAAAGACTTATCCTGATGCGCGCATCGCCTTGAACTTCAGCAATCCCCTGGAACTGCTGGTGGCGACGATCCTGTCGGCTCAATGCACGGACAAGCGTGTCAACCTGGTCACCGGGCACCTGTTCAAGAAATATCGCGCCGCTGCCGACTACGCCGCCGCAGATCCGAAGGTGTTCGAGGAGGAGATTCGGTCGACTGGATTCTACCGCAACAAGACAAAGTCGGTGCTGGGTGCAGCAGCCCGGATCGCCAAAGACTTTGGGGGCAAGGTGCCCGACAACATGGAGCAGTTGCTCACGCTTTCGGGCGTAGCCCGCAAGACGGCCAATGTGGTTCTCAGCGGCGCCTTCGGCAAGAACGAAGGCATCGTCGTCGACACCCACGTGACTCGAGTCGCCCAGCGGCTCAAGCTGACCAGGCACAGGGATAATGCCGGCGACAGGATCGAAAATGATCTCATGGAATTGGCACCGCGCAAGAACTGGACGGATCTCGGCAACATGCTCATCTGGCACGGGCGCCTGATCTGCGCGGCACGGCGCCCGAAGTGCGCCGAATGCAAGATCAACAAGCTCTGCCCCTCGGCTTTTAAAATACGCTGA
- a CDS encoding DinB family protein, with protein MLNHIIHHRGQLSVYIRLKDVPVPMIYGPSADERGF; from the coding sequence CTGCTCAATCACATAATTCACCACCGCGGACAGCTCAGCGTTTACATCCGGCTCAAGGATGTGCCTGTTCCCATGATCTATGGTCCTTCCGCCGACGAACGCGGATTCTGA
- a CDS encoding NifU N-terminal domain-containing protein, with the protein MKNLLFFMVFIGGLLVLGAFVLKGFRDKDKVPPKEIDPSGILDEVTSSTANSCYFYLGSKLSETAHKYHTRQEIPPADELAKKLFNIPGVIEVTIDKTMVVLQKAPKAHWEEIRPAAREIITAHIHPKKMGFRSQNQSSRYLSSAEVEQDCRPEWRLNGGDWHRLGRTRSKGLSPERGVRSPQPGA; encoded by the coding sequence GTGAAGAATCTGCTCTTTTTTATGGTTTTCATCGGAGGGCTGTTAGTCCTGGGTGCGTTTGTTTTAAAGGGATTTAGAGATAAGGACAAGGTGCCTCCCAAGGAAATCGATCCATCCGGTATACTGGATGAAGTAACCTCTTCGACGGCCAACTCCTGCTATTTTTATTTGGGATCCAAACTCTCGGAAACTGCCCATAAATATCACACCCGGCAGGAAATCCCACCGGCGGACGAGCTGGCGAAGAAGTTATTCAATATACCCGGGGTCATTGAAGTGACGATTGATAAAACGATGGTGGTGCTTCAAAAAGCGCCCAAAGCGCATTGGGAGGAAATCAGGCCCGCCGCCAGGGAAATCATTACCGCGCACATCCATCCGAAAAAAATGGGATTCAGGAGTCAGAATCAGTCCTCTCGATATCTGAGCTCTGCTGAAGTAGAACAAGATTGCAGGCCCGAATGGCGCTTAAATGGGGGCGATTGGCATCGTCTTGGGCGTACCAGGAGCAAGGGCTTAAGCCCCGAAAGGGGTGTCCGCAGTCCGCAGCCCGGGGCGTGA
- the lysC gene encoding lysine-sensitive aspartokinase 3 codes for MELNGPTVLKFGGTSVKDASAFRRVAEIVAARREAMPVVVVSAMSRMTDALLAGFQTAAAGDAAGAMAALDAQFQRHAAVKEDLLGKEAPAMERFLTEARDAVARLLQSAASGAAPAAELQDKVVSYGERMSSCLLAAVLRAQGLEAELVDARACIVTDEDYGRATPLMDQTEYRTRSRIEPLLAAGRIPVLGGFIGATEAGMTTTLGRGGSDYSAALIGAALDAREIQIWTDVSGVLTADPRVVPAARTIPRLSYAEAAELAYFGAKVLHPKTIHPAVAKGIPFLICNSHAPQEAGTLICSESEMSPGAVKSIAHKTGITTVLITSGRMLGAYGFLRALFEVFDRHLTVIDIVTTSEVSVSLSLDDDSALPEILRDLQPLGAVEVECHRAVICIVGEGLRATPGVAGRLFSTIADVNVSLISQGASRINLTFVTDEAVVNDVVCRLHQAFFESGPE; via the coding sequence TTGGAATTGAACGGACCTACCGTACTCAAATTCGGCGGCACGTCGGTCAAGGACGCGTCGGCGTTTCGGCGCGTGGCTGAAATCGTGGCGGCGCGCCGCGAAGCCATGCCGGTCGTGGTTGTTTCGGCCATGAGCCGGATGACGGATGCGCTGCTGGCGGGCTTCCAGACGGCAGCAGCCGGCGATGCAGCCGGGGCGATGGCTGCGCTCGATGCCCAATTCCAACGGCACGCAGCGGTAAAGGAAGACCTGCTTGGCAAGGAAGCGCCCGCGATGGAGAGATTCCTGACGGAAGCGCGCGACGCGGTCGCGCGGCTGCTCCAGTCCGCCGCGAGCGGCGCCGCGCCTGCGGCGGAGCTTCAGGACAAGGTCGTTTCCTACGGGGAACGGATGTCGTCCTGCCTGCTGGCGGCGGTTCTGCGCGCGCAGGGCCTGGAGGCCGAGCTCGTCGATGCGCGCGCATGCATCGTCACCGACGAGGATTACGGCCGCGCCACGCCCCTCATGGATCAGACCGAGTACAGGACCCGGAGCCGGATTGAACCGCTTCTGGCAGCCGGTCGGATCCCCGTGCTGGGCGGATTCATCGGCGCCACGGAGGCGGGCATGACCACGACCCTGGGGCGCGGCGGCTCGGACTATAGCGCCGCCCTGATCGGCGCGGCACTCGACGCGCGCGAAATCCAGATATGGACGGACGTGAGCGGAGTCCTCACGGCCGATCCGCGGGTGGTGCCGGCCGCCAGGACGATCCCGCGCCTCTCCTATGCGGAGGCCGCGGAGCTGGCATATTTCGGCGCCAAGGTCCTCCACCCAAAGACCATCCATCCAGCCGTGGCAAAGGGTATCCCGTTCCTGATCTGCAACTCCCACGCTCCGCAAGAAGCGGGAACCCTCATCTGCTCGGAAAGCGAGATGTCTCCGGGCGCGGTGAAATCGATCGCCCACAAGACCGGGATTACCACGGTGCTGATCACATCCGGCCGCATGCTCGGCGCTTACGGTTTTCTGCGGGCCCTGTTCGAAGTCTTCGACCGCCACCTCACCGTGATCGACATTGTCACGACCTCGGAGGTGAGCGTCTCGCTCTCGCTGGACGACGACAGCGCCCTCCCGGAAATTCTGCGGGACCTGCAGCCCCTGGGTGCCGTAGAAGTCGAGTGTCATCGCGCCGTGATCTGCATTGTGGGTGAGGGACTGCGGGCAACGCCCGGTGTTGCCGGGCGGCTGTTCAGCACCATCGCGGACGTCAACGTGTCGCTGATCTCGCAGGGAGCGTCGCGCATCAACCTCACCTTCGTAACCGATGAAGCAGTGGTAAACGACGTGGTTTGCCGGCTTCATCAGGCCTTTTTCGAATCAGGTCCGGAGTGA
- a CDS encoding isoaspartyl peptidase/L-asparaginase: MKKALIVHGGCAAVSAEEELVREAACERSAEEGWKVLEAGGTAVDAVDVAIRRLEDEPVLNAGTGSYLQADGVARMDASIMASDGRAGAVAQVPGLKNPIRLARYLLQCDAHVMLCGIEATQLGLKLGHESGVVATPQKIAYWQQHMTDACLQLDYERMGKDWKNGHPRLGTVGCVALDGHGDLAAGTSTGGTGQCYPGRVGDSPIIGAGTYCTTKAAVSLTGVGERIMVLLSAKRLCDLVADGKSLDAAGRATMAEIETLATASAGLIAVDADGTLITLWDTPFMATARRGGRME; encoded by the coding sequence ATGAAGAAGGCATTGATTGTGCACGGCGGCTGTGCCGCGGTCTCTGCAGAAGAAGAATTGGTTCGTGAGGCGGCATGCGAACGCTCGGCTGAAGAGGGGTGGAAGGTGTTGGAGGCGGGCGGAACCGCGGTCGACGCCGTCGACGTTGCCATCCGTCGGCTCGAGGATGAGCCGGTGCTGAATGCCGGCACAGGCAGCTACCTCCAGGCCGACGGCGTGGCCCGGATGGATGCGAGCATCATGGCGAGCGACGGCCGGGCGGGCGCGGTGGCCCAGGTGCCCGGTCTTAAGAATCCAATCCGGCTGGCGCGTTACCTTCTGCAGTGTGATGCCCATGTGATGCTCTGCGGAATCGAAGCCACTCAACTCGGATTGAAGCTCGGCCATGAATCGGGCGTTGTGGCTACACCCCAGAAAATCGCCTACTGGCAGCAGCACATGACCGACGCGTGCCTGCAGCTCGACTATGAGCGGATGGGCAAAGACTGGAAGAACGGTCATCCGCGTCTCGGGACTGTCGGTTGCGTAGCGCTCGATGGGCACGGCGATCTTGCGGCCGGAACCTCTACCGGCGGCACTGGACAGTGTTACCCGGGCCGCGTGGGGGACTCTCCGATCATCGGGGCGGGAACCTATTGCACGACGAAAGCGGCTGTTTCCCTGACGGGCGTCGGCGAGCGCATCATGGTGCTGCTTTCAGCCAAGCGGCTGTGCGACCTGGTCGCCGACGGCAAGTCGCTTGATGCTGCGGGAAGGGCCACAATGGCGGAGATCGAAACGCTGGCCACCGCCTCCGCCGGATTGATTGCTGTCGACGCCGACGGTACCCTGATCACACTATGGGACACCCCTTTCATGGCCACCGCGCGGCGCGGCGGCCGCATGGAATAA